Below is a window of Ralstonia nicotianae DNA.
ATCTTCAAGCTGCACCTGTTCATGGGGATGTCGCTGTTCCTGATCTTCCCGTTCACGCGGCTGGTGCATGTGTGGAGCGGGCTGGCGTCGGTCACGTACGTGGGCCGCGCCTGGCAGCTGGTGCGGGGACGCTGACATGGCAACGCGCAAGCCGGCCGTGTTCGGCATCACCGGCCGCTCCGGCAGCGGCAAGACCACGCTGATCGAGGCCGTGCTGCCGCTGCTGCGCGCCCGCGGCTTGCGCGTCAACGTGATCAAGCACAGCCACCACAGGCTGACGCTGGAGCCGCCGGGCAAGGACAGCGCCCGGGTGCGCGCCGCCGGCGCCAGCGAGGTGATGGTGGCCTCCCCCTACCACTACGCCATCGTCCACACGCTGCAGGACGTGCCGGAACCCACGCTGGATGCGCTGCTGGCGCGCATGAGCCCGGCCGACCTCACGCTGGTGGAAGGTTTCCGGCGCGAGCCGATCCCGCGCCTGGAAGTGCATCGTCCAGCACTCGGCAAGCCGCCGATGTATCCTGACGACGACAGCATCCTCGCCGTGGCCAGCGATGTGGCGCTGTCGCTGGACCGCCCGAACCTGTTCCTTGATCGGCCGCAAAGCGTGGCGGACTTCATCTGGCAGATACTCGAACTCGATCCACTGCCCGCATAAGGCCACCCCGACTCGATCCAAGTCCAGCGGAGGATGGCCGGGCTTTACACGCGCCCCAACCATGAACGCTGCCTCCGTCCCGCTTTCAGCGATGCTGCCTCCTGTGCGGCAACGGCTGTCGACCCGTATCGTCTCGGCCTCCCTGGCGGCGCTCACGCTGGTGCTGGCGATGATCTGCGGCACGCTGTGGCTGTCGTGGCAGCTTGAAGGCGCCGGCGCCGCCATCAACGACACCGGCAGCCTGCGCATGCGCGCCAGCCAGATCGGCGTGGCCGTGCTGCAAGCGCGCAACGGCGATACCCGCCTGCTCGACCAGCAGGTCAGCCGGCTCGACACCACCCTCGACAGTCTGAACAAGGGCGACGCCCAGCGGCCGCTGTTCCTGCCGGCCGACACCGATGTCCACAGCCAGTTCGACGCCGTCTGCGCCGCCTGGCGGAACCGCCTCAAGCCCAGCATCGCCGCCGACATCGTCCGGCCGCACGGGGCCCCGTCGGCCTATCTGGCGCATCTGCCGGGCTTCATCGACCAAGCCGACCAGCTCGTGCGCATGATCGAGCAAAGCAACGCCCACAAGACCACGCTGCTGCGGCTGTCGCAGTTCGCGCTGGCCGCCATGGCCAGCGTGGGCTCCCTGGCGATGATCTATCTGCTGTACCTGTGGATCATCCTGCCGGTGCTGCGCCTGCAGGACGGGCTCCAGCGCATGGCGGCGCGCGAGTTCACCACGCGCCTGACGGTGGAGTCGTACGACGAGTTCGGCCTGCTGGCGCACGGCTTCAACCGCATGGCCGAAGAGCTGCAGGGGCTCTACGCCGATCTCGCCTCGCGCGTGGCGCGGAAGACCGAAGAGCTGGCCGAGCAGAACCGCGAGCTGTCCGCGCTGTACGACATCACCGCGTTCCTCAACATCTCGTCCGATATCGACGCGATGTGCCGCGGCTTCCTGCATCGCGTCACCACGCAGTTCGGCGCCGCGGGCGGCAGCATCCGCGTGATGGACCCCGACGGCGAGCGGCTGCACATGGTGGCGTCCGTCGGCCTGCCCGCCGAGCTGGAAGAGGCCGAGCAATGCATGCGCGCCGATACATGCCTGTGCGGCCAGGCCACGCAGCAAGACGTGGTGATCGTGCACGACTTCCACCGCATGCGGTCCAAGGCGGAGCCGGCGGCGCCCATGGCACTGCCCTGCCAGCGCGAGGGCTACACCACCGTGGCGGTGTTCCGCATCCTGACGCAGCAGGCCGTGCTCGGCACCTTCTCGCTGCACCTGCGCGACGACCGCCAGCTGCCGCCCAACGATCTGCGCCTGCTGGAGACGCTGGGCCAGCATCTCGGCATCGCGCTGGAAAACCTCCGGCTGCAGGCCAAGGCCACGCAGCTGGCCGTGGTGGAAGAGCGCAACCTCGTCGCACAGGGGCTGCACGACAGCATCGCGCAGGGCCTGAATTTCCTGAACCTGCAAGTGCAGATGCTGGACACCGCCGTGCAGGACGAAAACCTCACGGAGGCGCGCGAGACCGTGCCGCTCCTGCGCTGCGGCGTGGAGGAGTGCTACCAGGATGTGCGCGAGCTGCTGCTGAACTTCCGCAGCAAGCTGGAGAGCGGCGAGCTGCGCCCGGCGGTCGAGCAGACGCTGGCGCGCTTTGCGCGGCAGAGCGGCATCGTGCCGACGCTGCGCTACCAGGAAGCCGGCGGCGCGCCCCTGCCGGCGGATCAGCAGTTGCAGGTGCTGTTCATCCTGCAGGAGGCGCTCTCCAACGTGCGCAAGCACGCCATGGCCAGCCGCGTGGACGTGGCCATCACCAACGGCCGCGACTTCGAGCTGCGCGTGGAAGACGACGGCCGCGGCTACGATGCCGCCGAAGTCGCCGAATGCGGCGAGGCCCACGTCGGCCTGAACATCATGCGCGAACGCGCTGCGTGGCTGTCGGCACAGCTGCGGCTGGAGGGCTGCCCCGGCCAGGGCGCCTCCGTTATCCTGCTGCTGCCCGGACAGCAGCGTCAGGCCGCCTGACCTCAACACTCCATCGCTCCACCGCGCCGACCACCATGACCATCCGCATCCTGCTCATTGACGACCACACCCTGTTCCGCTCGGGCATCCGGCTCCTGCTGCAGCGGCAGCCGGACTTCGAGGTCGTCGACGAAGCCGCCGACGGGCTGGAGGGCATCAAGCTCGCCAAGCGGCACCGGCCCGACGTGATCCTGCTCGACCTGAACATGCCGGGGCTGTCCGGGCTGGAGACCCTGCAACTGCTGGCGCAAGACCTGCCGGAAACGGCCGTGGTCATGCTGACCGTGTCCGAAGAGGCCGACGAATTGAAAGCCGCGCTGCGCGACGGCGCGCGCGGCTACCTGGTGAAGAACATCGAGGCGGACACCCTGGTGGCGGGCGTGCGCCGCGCGGCGGCTGGCGAGCCCGTCATCTCGGAGAGCATGACGGCCAAGCTGGTCGCGCATTTCCGCGCGCCGGAAAAGGCTGCGCCGGCGGCCCCCGCAGCCGCCGCGTCCGTCAGCGCCGACCGGCTCACCCCGCGCGAGCGCGAGATCGTCCGGGGCCTGGCACGCGGCGAAAGCAACAAGGAAATCGCCCGCGCGCTGGACGTGGCCGAGAGCACGGTGAAGATTCACGTGCAGAACATCCTCAAGAAGCTCAACCTGACCAGCCGGGTGCAAGTGGCCGTCTATGCCGTCGAACATGGGCTGAACAGCGCTTGATGGCGCTGGCGCACCGGCAACGCCGCACGCCCGATCCCGTTTTCGTTCTCCGTCGCCGCCCTTCCCCACGAGCGGCATCCTCGTCGGCGCGCCCCCTCTGCGTGGGCACGGTGGGCGCTGAAAACCTCGGACGCCCCTCCAGCCGCTGCACCAGCCTCGGTGCCGCCAGGACATCGCCACCACTGTGCCCCCCTCCAATCCCGGCATCCGACGAGGCTGCGGGCAATGAGCACGGGGGACTGGATCGCTGCAAGGTCATCCAAGCTGCCGATGTCGGTCTGATGGCCTGGCGTGCCGCGGGGAAGCTCGGCATCTCCAAGCACCAGGTCAAACTGCAGGCTGATCTCGATGCACGGCTTGGCCGATACAACAACCAGCGCGAACCTCAATGGCCATGGTGTTACGGTACCCCCCCATGCGCATCCTCTGACCGCGCAGTACCCTCCCGCCTCTGATCACCTTCGCCGAAATCGGCAGATTGATCATCATTGAGGTTTCAGGAAGCGAGAGATGAGCAGCTTCATGTTTGCGAAGCTCCGGTTCTTGTTCAGCTTCGGATCGCGGATGGTCATCGCCTGGGCGCCATCTACGACAGCCAGCAGCACCGCTGCCGCCATATCTGCATCGAGGCTACTGTCGACCTGCCCCTTTTCCTGCGCTGTCCTCAGGAAATTCGTCAATAGCGACCGCACTTCGCGGCTGTGATCCCTCACGATTTCGGCGACTGCCGGGTTGTGTCCAGCCTCTGCCAGCATATCGAGCACGAGCGACTGGCCAGCTTGCCCATGCCTCGTTTTTGCTGCCTGGTCAATGAAGCTACCGATCGGATCCAAGCTTGCCATCATCTCCTCAACGCGAGCGGTGCCGCGCATGAGTCCTGTCTCGACAATGGTGCGGAGAATCTCTTCCTTGCTGGAGAAGTAGTGATAGAGGTGCCCGGAGCTCATCCGGGCCTCGGCACAGATGTTGGAGATGCTGGCGCCTCGAAATCCGTCGCGGCGGAAGCACCGGTCTGCCGCCGCGAGAATTTCCTGCCGTCGCTTCTCATGTTTGACCGGGTCGATAGTCCTCACTGAAACACCTCATAACTAGATTGCTCACTCTAGCACACGGGCTCAAGCGGCTCCGTCGCAGCAGTGAGGTTCTTCTCCGGCCAGGTCAAAACTAGATCGATCGCTCTAGTTAACTTGACGGTCTGGCTGATCAATAATAGAGTGAACGATCTATCTATTAATTGAAAGGAAAACAGACAATGAGCCTGCGTCAATGGATGGTCGCCGCGACGGCTGCCCTCGCCCTGAGCCTGACCGCATGCGGGGGCGGGGAAACCGACCAGAGCGGCAATCCCAGCGTCGTCAAGGTGCAGCGCATGGTGGTGTTCGGCGACAGCCTGAGCGATGCTGGCACCTACACCCCGGTCGCGCAGGCGGTGGGCGGCGGCAGGTTCACCACCAACCCGGGCCCTGTCTGGGCCGAAACCGTGGCGTCGCAACTGGGCGTAGCGCTGACGCCGGCCGTGATGGGCTATGGCACCTCCGTCCAGAGCTGCCCCAAGGCCGGCTGCTTCGACTACGCGCAGGGTGGCTCACGAGTGACGGACCCGGACGGCATCGGCCACAACGGCGGCGCCGGCGCGCTGACCTATCCGGTCAAGCAGCAGCTCGCCAACTTCTACGCTGCCAGCAATAACGCGTTCAACGGTAACAGCGACATCGTCTTCGTGCTCGCGGGCAATAACGACATCTTCTTCTGGTCAGCCGCGGTGGCCACCAGCGGTTCGGGCGTGACGCCCGCCATCGCCACAGCCCAGGTGCAGCAGGCGGCGACGGATCTGGTCGGTTATGTCAAGGACATGATTGCCAAGGGCGCGACGCAGGTCTACGTGTTCAACCTGCCCGACAGCAGCCTGACGCCGCAGGGCGTGGCAAGTGGGACGACCGGCCAGGAACTGCTGCGTGCGCTGGTGGGCGCGTTCAACACGACGCTGCAAAGCGGGCTGGCCGGCACCTCGGCGCGCATCATCGACTTCAATTCGCAGCTCACCGCGGTGATCCAGAACGGCGCCTCGTTCGGATTTGCCAACACCAGTGCCACAGCTTGCGATGCAACTAAGGTCAACGCCCTGGTGCCGAATGCCGGGGGCAGCTCGCTGTTCTGCTCGGCCAACACGCTGGTGGCTTCCGGTGCGGACCAGAGCTACCTGTTCGCCGACGGCGTGCACCCGACCACGGCCGGCCATCGTCTGATTGCCAGCAACGTGCTGGCGCGTCTGCTGGCGGACAGCGTAGCGCACTGAGCGTGGCACACGGTTCTACAAAACGCCCGCAGTGGTCGCGGGCGTTTTTGCTTTCAGGTGCGGGACGCCGACAGTAATTTGATCTACCAGACCTTCATCCGACTCTCCGATCAAGGTTCTGATCGGACAACGCACAAGCACTGATTCGGTTGTCATGGATTTGGCAATCCTCATCCTCGTTTCTTCCAGGACACCTAGCCCGCGCGTCGGGTTGGGTTGCTCAATAGGCGAAAATTTCGGATAGTGACGGCAGGAAACGGATCGCTCCCTGCCTGCGCAGCTACCTGAAATCCAGATCAAATCAGGCGCCCGATTCAACCCAACCGCGACGCGCCGGCACACGATCCCCGCGAACGGGTGAGGCGAAGCGAAGTGTCTCACCCCTCCGTCAACCGCGGTTATTTCAGGCTACGCCGCCCCCAAAGCATGACCGTGAAAGCCTTGCTGCGGCTGGCATTTGCGTCACTGACCGCTCTGATGCTCGCGCTGGCCGGCATCGCCGTGAACTCGATGAATGACGCCAGCAATCAGGCTTCCCGCTACACCTAGGGCATCGGGGCCCGCGCCGCAACGATGGAAGCGTACCGTGCGTCCGTGCGCCGGCACGCCATTTCACTGCAGCGCGTGATGCTGGCGGCGAATCCGGCCGAACTGGAGGTGGCGCGGTCGATGGAATCGAAGGCAGCGACGCAGTCGCTCGAAGAACAGGCCACCCAGTTGACTGCCGCCCGCGCGGGGCCCGGCAAGCGCCACGGCCACGCATGCATCGCGCCGGACGGACGTCGATGCGGCGTCCGGTCTGCCCGGCTTCGGCCGGGGTCTAGCGCTGCAATCTGCGCAGCAGGCACACCGCAGCCACCAGCAGGAACCCCACGGCCAGCGGCATCCATGAGCGCCAGTCAACCATGACCCCGGTCACCCAGCAGATGGCCCGCTCCATCCCAACGGGATGCTTCCTGTTCAACATCGCGACGGCCATGACCAGGCTGAGGATCAGGAACAAGACCCCGAACGCCACACTCTGCTCGAAGACGTAGTCCCGGGCATCCTTGACGTGCACCCGCTTCTCGAGCGGATAGGCATCCACACTTCTTTCCCGCTTCATCGCTCCGACTCCATCGCACACGCACGTCCCACCACGTCTTGACGTGCGCAGAGGGAACATCTCTTCCGTTTCAGAAGTGCTTAGCCTGCCTCAATCGCAAACATTTATTGCAATTCACATCTGCAATAAATAATGCTCACGCCCATTTCCCCAACCGTCCCGCCAAATCAGCCGTAGGGGCTTGACTCGATGGTCATCGGACACCGACGACACTACAATTCGTGCCGAATGGTCTGCCCGGCGGATCCATTTGCGCGCCCACCCTGCAAAAAATTCAAGGTGGAATTAAGTAAAGGGTAATGATTGCCTTGGCAGTTCAGGCATTTTCTTACGAGCAATCCCACAAAACATCCGTACAAATTACGGACGAATCTTATGCAGCTTGACATTGCGATGAAGAAAACACCGGAATTCATTTTTTCAGGCGCCCGCAACTTATGCCAACCGTTCTTTAATGAAACCGGATTAAATTCCTTCTCGTATTCGCGCCTGTTCATGGATGGAACGCGATCCGAAGTGTGGAGCGACGCCGGGGCGTTCGAACACACCTTCCACAAGGCCCGCTACATTGTCGGCGCCTATACGCCGCAATATTTCGAACAGCGTGAACGCTATTCCATTTTAGACAGGAAGGTTGAAACCTATCCTGCACATCTTCGAACGCGCTACCGCCAGCAGCTCGCGGATCAACGTGATTACTTTGATTACGACCACTGTTTTGCGATATTGAATCAGAACCATGCGTTCAGCGAATATTTTATTTTTTACGCGCCGCGCAGCAATGTCATGGCGCTGAATTTCTACCTGAACAATTTTGATCGGCTCGAAAATTTTTCGAGCTACTTCCTGCAGGCCGCCGCCGGCCTGATCGAGCAGGCGGATCAGTACCGCATTCACCGCGCGGTCAATCCGCCCCCGGTTGCGACGAGCATTGAAGCGCTGGTTCAGCGCCCCTTCCCGGGCGAAAAGACGATGTTCACCCCACGGGAA
It encodes the following:
- the mobB gene encoding molybdopterin-guanine dinucleotide biosynthesis protein B, with the translated sequence MATRKPAVFGITGRSGSGKTTLIEAVLPLLRARGLRVNVIKHSHHRLTLEPPGKDSARVRAAGASEVMVASPYHYAIVHTLQDVPEPTLDALLARMSPADLTLVEGFRREPIPRLEVHRPALGKPPMYPDDDSILAVASDVALSLDRPNLFLDRPQSVADFIWQILELDPLPA
- a CDS encoding type IV pili methyl-accepting chemotaxis transducer N-terminal domain-containing protein — its product is MNAASVPLSAMLPPVRQRLSTRIVSASLAALTLVLAMICGTLWLSWQLEGAGAAINDTGSLRMRASQIGVAVLQARNGDTRLLDQQVSRLDTTLDSLNKGDAQRPLFLPADTDVHSQFDAVCAAWRNRLKPSIAADIVRPHGAPSAYLAHLPGFIDQADQLVRMIEQSNAHKTTLLRLSQFALAAMASVGSLAMIYLLYLWIILPVLRLQDGLQRMAAREFTTRLTVESYDEFGLLAHGFNRMAEELQGLYADLASRVARKTEELAEQNRELSALYDITAFLNISSDIDAMCRGFLHRVTTQFGAAGGSIRVMDPDGERLHMVASVGLPAELEEAEQCMRADTCLCGQATQQDVVIVHDFHRMRSKAEPAAPMALPCQREGYTTVAVFRILTQQAVLGTFSLHLRDDRQLPPNDLRLLETLGQHLGIALENLRLQAKATQLAVVEERNLVAQGLHDSIAQGLNFLNLQVQMLDTAVQDENLTEARETVPLLRCGVEECYQDVRELLLNFRSKLESGELRPAVEQTLARFARQSGIVPTLRYQEAGGAPLPADQQLQVLFILQEALSNVRKHAMASRVDVAITNGRDFELRVEDDGRGYDAAEVAECGEAHVGLNIMRERAAWLSAQLRLEGCPGQGASVILLLPGQQRQAA
- a CDS encoding response regulator, producing MTIRILLIDDHTLFRSGIRLLLQRQPDFEVVDEAADGLEGIKLAKRHRPDVILLDLNMPGLSGLETLQLLAQDLPETAVVMLTVSEEADELKAALRDGARGYLVKNIEADTLVAGVRRAAAGEPVISESMTAKLVAHFRAPEKAAPAAPAAAASVSADRLTPREREIVRGLARGESNKEIARALDVAESTVKIHVQNILKKLNLTSRVQVAVYAVEHGLNSA
- a CDS encoding TetR/AcrR family transcriptional regulator, with the protein product MRTIDPVKHEKRRQEILAAADRCFRRDGFRGASISNICAEARMSSGHLYHYFSSKEEILRTIVETGLMRGTARVEEMMASLDPIGSFIDQAAKTRHGQAGQSLVLDMLAEAGHNPAVAEIVRDHSREVRSLLTNFLRTAQEKGQVDSSLDADMAAAVLLAVVDGAQAMTIRDPKLNKNRSFANMKLLISRFLKPQ
- a CDS encoding SGNH/GDSL hydrolase family protein, with the protein product MSLRQWMVAATAALALSLTACGGGETDQSGNPSVVKVQRMVVFGDSLSDAGTYTPVAQAVGGGRFTTNPGPVWAETVASQLGVALTPAVMGYGTSVQSCPKAGCFDYAQGGSRVTDPDGIGHNGGAGALTYPVKQQLANFYAASNNAFNGNSDIVFVLAGNNDIFFWSAAVATSGSGVTPAIATAQVQQAATDLVGYVKDMIAKGATQVYVFNLPDSSLTPQGVASGTTGQELLRALVGAFNTTLQSGLAGTSARIIDFNSQLTAVIQNGASFGFANTSATACDATKVNALVPNAGGSSLFCSANTLVASGADQSYLFADGVHPTTAGHRLIASNVLARLLADSVAH
- a CDS encoding helix-turn-helix transcriptional regulator, producing the protein MQLDIAMKKTPEFIFSGARNLCQPFFNETGLNSFSYSRLFMDGTRSEVWSDAGAFEHTFHKARYIVGAYTPQYFEQRERYSILDRKVETYPAHLRTRYRQQLADQRDYFDYDHCFAILNQNHAFSEYFIFYAPRSNVMALNFYLNNFDRLENFSSYFLQAAAGLIEQADQYRIHRAVNPPPVATSIEALVQRPFPGEKTMFTPREDDVARLLVTGATAKEIGNTLGISHRTVESHLEHMKQKLGCTKKSMLVKELLAKQHAHYLMHQ